TATGAGCAATGATAGCAAAAAAGATGACTAATCCTGAAGCAAAGCTAGTTTCTAAGCCCAGCGACATTCCCGCAATGATGGAATGAATAGCTAATACTAAAAATAAAAGGGTAGGGAATTGATTAGTAGTTTTACCAATGGTTTCCAGCTTTTCTTCTCTCACCAATACTTTTTCGAGAAATAAAACAAAGATAAAACCAGCTCCAGCCATTAATGCGGGAAAAGGATAATCAATATTTAAGTTTAGATTTCCAAAGTTTTCTATGGAATCGGGGAGCATGTGCAATAAACCAGCACCTAGGAAAATCCCGCCTGCAAAAGCATTTCCAAACACCATATTTTCTTGGCCGCTTTTACTCAGCGCTCTTTTTAAAGGGAATAATCCTCCAAATACACCAGCCAAAATAATAAGAATTACCGTTATTGCCTTGAACCAAATGACCTCCATAATGCTGTTTTTCTCAAAGATAAGGAATTTATTGTCCCTTTTTTTTAATGAAAAGGATAAATTAATCTGGAGATTCCACCGAAGTAAGAAACAATGATCAGCTTTGCTAATTTTGTATATAATCAGTCAGGGCAGACTCATACGTATTATTAAAACTACAGATACAAGAAAACAGAGCGAACTTAGATAAAAGGCTAGCGCGGAAATGTTTTCCGTGCTAAAACATTAGCATTATAGAGTGTGTTTTAACCGCACCAAATCCGCGCTAGCTTTAGTAAAAAAATAAGAAAAATAAAAGTATGAGTTTGCCCTGTATAATCAGTGAGAATTTGTGTAAATCTGCGGATATACCAAACCCGTATAGTCAGTTGGACAGTAC
This DNA window, taken from Lentimicrobium sp. L6, encodes the following:
- a CDS encoding ZIP family metal transporter; protein product: MEVIWFKAITVILIILAGVFGGLFPLKRALSKSGQENMVFGNAFAGGIFLGAGLLHMLPDSIENFGNLNLNIDYPFPALMAGAGFIFVLFLEKVLVREEKLETIGKTTNQFPTLLFLVLAIHSIIAGMSLGLETSFASGLVIFFAIIAHKGSASFALGVSMAQSNTQKSLFIKTILFFSIMTPIGIIIGSVLSQIDSSRTALWFEAIFDALAAGTFVYIAVLDIIHEVFEAPKKRWGKFAILILGFLLMAGIAIWT